In one window of Astyanax mexicanus isolate ESR-SI-001 chromosome 18, AstMex3_surface, whole genome shotgun sequence DNA:
- the si:ch211-229d2.5 gene encoding zona pellucida-like domain-containing protein 1 — translation MFVFSLLLLGVLLPGFQALTLEECGSNARRPAYTDISVVCGTQFIELSILVCPVIYTGYNESLLILNQMGNNPNCQGRLNTSVTPPVVRFTFPLREADSCGSIFVTTSAPGTGIFSDFSNIQTVNVSGVVRSFDPTMGTVTYNAELSYFYSCAYPLEYLINNTVVDVSSSSIAVKDKNGTFISTLSMQLFKDRNYTSPLIIPPLGIEMRTTIYVQVIAANLTAQYNVMLDQCYASVSPLPSNSTVFNLFVSCSKDRFTTMYENGDTQRARFSFPAFRFTEQQNQTVSTYYLHCITRLCERTNCNQFKVGQCRRKRREAETTIIKDSISALITSVPIVTQEDNSMASNTVTTQAKAANKGSSVGLSVAVAVLVVVGTVAALMAVTFYRKLRWFH, via the exons ATGTTTGTCTTCAGCCTTCTTCTACTTGGAGTGCTCCTTCCAGGCTTCCAGGCCCTCACTCTGGAAGAATGTGGCAGCAATGCCAGACGTCCAG CGTACACAGACATTTCCGTGGTCTGTGGGACCCAGTTTATTGAGTTGTCCATCTTGGTATGTCCTGTCATTTATACTGGATACAATGAGAGCCTGCTGATTCTCAACCAAATGGGGAATAATCCCAACTGTCAGGGGCGGCTGAACACCTCTGTCACTCCTCCGGTCGTCCGCTTCACTTTCCCACTCAGAGAGGCTGATTCCTGTGGCAGCATCTTTGTG accACCAGCGCTCCAGGCACAGGCATCTTCTCAGACTTCTCTAACATCCAGACGGTGAACGTGAGTGGGGTGGTCCGCTCCTTCGACCCCACAATGGGAACCGTGACTTACAATGCTGAGCTGTCCTACTTCTACTCATGTGCTTATCCGCTGGAGTACCTCATCAACAACACAGTCGTTGATGT GTCGTCCTCCTCCATTGCAGTAAAGGACAAAAACGGTACGTTCATCAGCACTCTGAGCATGCAGCTCTTCAAG GATAGGAACTACACTTCTCCGCTGATAATCCCTCCTCTGGGAATTGAAATGAGAACTACTATATATGTTCAGGTCATCGCTGCGAACCTGACAGCACA ATATAATGTTATGCTGGACCAGTGCTATGCCTCCGTCTCTCCTCTGCCCTCCAACTCCACCGTTTTCAATCTTTTTGTCTC GTGCTCAAAGGACCGCTTTACTACCATGTATGAAAACGGAGACACGCAAAGAGCTCGCTTCAGCTTCCCGGCCTTCAGATTCACCGAGCAGCAGAACCAGACCGTCTCCACCTACTACCTGCACTGCATCACCAGGCTGTGTGAACGCACCAACTGCAACCAGTttaag gtgGGGCAgtgcaggaggaagagaagagaggCTGAGACGACTATAATTAAGGACAGTATCTCTGCGCTCATCACTTCAGTGCCCATTGTGACTCAGGAGGACAATT ccaTGGCCTCCAATACAG tgaCCACCCAGGCCAAGGCTGCAAATAAAGGTTCCTCAGTGGGTCTGAGCGTTGCTGTGGCTGTTCTGGTTGTGGTGGGCACCGTCGCTGCCCTGATGGCTGTGACCTTTTACCGCAAACTCAGGTGGTTCCACTGA